In the genome of Panthera uncia isolate 11264 chromosome B3 unlocalized genomic scaffold, Puncia_PCG_1.0 HiC_scaffold_1, whole genome shotgun sequence, one region contains:
- the FITM1 gene encoding fat storage-inducing transmembrane protein 1, with protein MERGPVVGAGLGAGARIRALLGCLVKVLLWVASALLYFGSEQAARLLGSPCLRRLYHAWLAAVVIFGPLLQFHVNPRTIFASHGNFFNIKFVNSAWGWTCTFLGGFVLLVVFLATRRVAVTARHLSRLVVGAAVWRGAGRAFLLIEDLTGSCFEPLPQGLLLHELPDRRSCLAAGHQWRGYTVSSHTFLLTFCCLLMAEEAAVFAKYLAHGLPAGAPLRLVFLLNVLLLGLWNFLLLCTVIYFHQYTHKVVGAAVGTFAWYLTYGSWYHQPWSPGSPGHGLFPRPHSSRKHN; from the exons atGGAGCGGGGGCcggtggtgggggcagggctgggggccggggcccGAATCCGGGCACTGCTGGGCTGCCTGGTCAAGGTGCTGCTCTGGGTGGCCTCTGCCTTGCTGTACTTTGGAAGTGAACAGGCTGCCCGGCTCCTGGGCAGCCCCTGCTTACGGCGCCTCTACCATGCCTGGTTGGCAGCAGTGGTCATCTTTGGGCCCCTTCTGCAGTTCCATGTCAACCCTCGGACTATCTTCGCCAGCCACGGCAACTTCTTCAACAT AAAGTTTGTGAATTCGGCATGGGGCTGGACGTGCACCTTCCTGGGGGGCTTCGTGTTGCTGGTGGTGTTCCTGGCTACCCGGCGCGTGGCGGTGACTGCCCGGCACCTGAGCCGGCTGGTGGTGGGGGCCGCAGTGTGGCGGGGGGCCGGCAGGGCCTTCCTGCTCATCGAGGACCTGACTGGTTCCTGCTTCGagcctctgccccagggcctgcTGCTGCACGAGCTTCCCGACCGCCGCAGCTGCCTGGCAGCCGGCCACCAGTGGCGGGGCTACACGGTCTCCTCCCACACCTTCCTGCTCACCTTCTGCTGTCTGCTCATGGCTGAGGAAGCCGCTGTGTTCGCCAAGTACCTGGCCCATGGGCTGCCAGCCGGGGCGCCCCTACGCCTAGTCTTCCTGCTCAACGTGCTGCTGCTGGGCCTCTGGAACTTCTTGCTGCTCTGTACCGTCATCTATTTCCACCAGTATACTCACAAGGTGGTGGGTGCTGCAGTGGGGACCTTTGCCTGGTACCTCACCTATGGCAGCTGGTATCATCAGCCCTGGTCTCCAGGGAGCCCGGGCCACGGGCTCTTCCCTCGGCCCCACTCCAGCCGCAAGCataactga